A stretch of Branchiostoma lanceolatum isolate klBraLanc5 chromosome 14, klBraLanc5.hap2, whole genome shotgun sequence DNA encodes these proteins:
- the LOC136448994 gene encoding histone H1-like: MSGSFARPSQTKQANMSAPAPSPKKAKKAPKAPAAHPPTTAMVTAALEALKDRKGSSLLAIKKYIAGNYKFDVEKKGHFIKRALKALVEKGTLIQVKGTGASGSFKINVAAKKAAEKAAKKPVAKKPVKKPAAKKAAKPKTAKPKKTAAKKATTPKKAKKPAAKKTKKTPAKKPVAKKPAKKTPKKKPAAKKAAPAKKAAKPKKK, translated from the coding sequence atgtcgggttcatttgcacgtccgtcgcagacaaagcaagctaacatgtccgccccagcaccgtccccaaagaaggccaagaaggcgcccaaggcccctgcggctcacccgcccaccaccgccatggtcacggcggccctggaagcgctcaaggaccgcaaaggttcttccctcttggccatcaagaagtacatcgccggcaactacaagttcgacgtggagaagaagggacacttcatcaagcgcgccctgaaagccttggtagagaagggcaccctcattcaggtgaaggGTACAGgagcgtcgggatccttcaaaatcaacgtggcagccaagaaagccgccgagaaggccgcaaagaaacctgtcgccaagaagccggtcaagaaacccgcggccaagaaggccgccaagcccaagaccgccaagccgaagaagaccgcggccaagaaggctaccacccccaagaaggccaagaagccggccgccaagaagactaagaaaactccggccaagaaaccagtcgccaagaaaccggccaagaagacgccaaaaaagaagccggccgccaagaaggcagcgcctgccaagaaggcggccaagcccaagaagaagtga
- the LOC136448913 gene encoding late histone H2A.2.2-like has protein sequence MSGRGKGGKARAKAKSRSSRAGLQFPVGRVHRFLRKGNYAQRVGAGAPVYLAAVLEYLTAEILELAGNAARDNKKTRIIPRHLQLAVRNDEELNKLLGGVTIAQGGVLPNIHAVLLPKKTSKAQ, from the coding sequence atgtctggacgtggcaaaggtggcaaggcacgcgccaaggccaagagccgttcttcccgtgcgggtctccagttcccggtcggtcgggtgcatcgcttcttgcgcaagggaaactacgcccagcgcgtgggtgccggcgcaccggtgtacctggcggccgtgctggagtacctgacggccgagatcctggagctggccggtaacgctgcccgcgacaacaagaagacccgAATCATCccacgtcaccttcaactggccgtccgcaacgacgaggagttgaacaagctgctgggcggagtgaccatcgcacagggcggcgttctgcccaatatccacgccgtgcttctgcccaagaagacaagcaaggctcagtaa
- the LOC136449123 gene encoding histone H2B-like, translating into MPPSGKAAKKAGKARPAGDKKRGRRRKRRETFGVYIYKVLKQVHPDTGVSSKAMGIMNSFVNDIFERIAAEASRLAHYNKRSTISSREIQTAVRLLLPGELAKHAVSEGTKAVTKYTSSK; encoded by the coding sequence atgccaccaagtggaaaagccgccaagaaagccggcaaggccaggcccgcaggagacaagaagcgcggaaggaggagaaagagaagggaaaccttcggcgtctacatctacaaggtgctcaagcaggtgcaccccgacaccggcgtctctagcaaggccatgggcatcatgaactccttcgtcaacgacattttcgagagaatcgctgccgaagcttctcgactggctcactacaacaagcgctccaccatcagcagccgcgagatccagaccgccgtgcgactcctgttgccgggcgagctggccaagcacgccgtcagcgagggaaccaaggccgtcaccaagtacaccagctccaagtaa